From a region of the Nitrospiraceae bacterium genome:
- the rpsH gene encoding 30S ribosomal protein S8 yields the protein MVTDPIADLLVRLGNGARRRHETVKVPASKLKRQILGILGKEGFIQGFQEGQEEGHPILTVQLRYIEQDRPMITGMRRVSKPGRRVYIGREGVPKVRSGIGLAIISTSQGLMTDGESRRAGLGGEVLCSVW from the coding sequence ATGGTGACCGATCCGATTGCTGATTTGTTGGTGAGACTGGGAAATGGTGCGCGCCGCCGTCACGAGACCGTGAAGGTGCCTGCCTCCAAGCTGAAGCGCCAGATTCTTGGCATCCTTGGTAAGGAAGGTTTTATTCAGGGATTTCAGGAAGGACAGGAAGAGGGGCATCCTATCTTGACCGTGCAGTTGAGATACATTGAGCAGGATCGGCCCATGATCACGGGAATGCGCCGAGTCAGCAAGCCGGGACGTCGGGTTTACATTGGCCGCGAAGGTGTGCCGAAAGTCCGTAGCGGTATCGGACTTGCCATCATCTCTACTTCCCAGGGATTGATGACCGACGGAGAGTCTCGCCGGGCCGGTCTTGGAGGCGAAGTGCTTTGTTCGGTGTGGTAA